ATCGTAAGCTGTGATCCGTGGCCGTATTTCCTCCCTCAACACGATGGCCACCACCAGCTTCTGCACCATGAAACAGCGCTACAATAGAATCAGTTAATTGGCGCTCGATATCACCATAGATAGATTCGGCTTCCTCCCATGGATTGTCACCGGGTTTATCAAAGACACTAACGACCAAATCAGGGTTGTAGTGACGAACACGAATGCTGGTTTCTATCGAGCACTCGTAGATACTGCAACGCAACCAGACGCACACGCCTGTGATGCAGTAGTTCAGGCAAGAACGGTCGAGTGTCATTGACTGCGTAATATCGCTCAATGTTAGTCTTGTGGGTTCGGCTTCAAATGCTCGAACCGGGTTGCTGAGAACCGCTAATAAAGATAAGACAATGACAGGCAACCTATTCATGGACAGTTACCTCGCCGGAACTTAAACGCCACTGGCGATATTTTTCGAGGGCCTGAGATAAATCGGTCAGCCCATAAACCACTACTTGCTCATCAAAGATAACTGCCGGGTAACGATCTAGGCGATAGGCCATAGCAGCGCCCACCGCTTGGTAGGCATTGCGTAGCTCAGATTCAAGCTGGGCTTTACCGATGGCTTCAACGCGCCGTTGAAATTCAGCCTTTGCCAGTTCTTCATTGGCTGGCAGCTCCTCGCTTAAACGTCTTTCTACCTGGGAAACACTGTCCAAGTTTAATTGCGTTACTTTGGGGATATAGCTCTTGAAGGCATCCGGTGTAGCCACCGGATATTTATCAGAAGTAACGACCAACACTGACTCAGGCCACAGACTTGATGCAGCCTGTACTCCCGCACAAGCAAAGCCCATTATAATGGCGAATATTACTAACCTAGCTCGCATAGCCACTTGCAGCGATCTCCAATGTGTTGATGGCTCAATCATCGGAGTTTTTAAGTGGTGTTAATACGGAAAACCGTTCAGATAAAAAAGTAAGTTTTGAAATAATTCAGATGAGAGAACAGCAGTAGTAGTAATCCCCGTTCAAACACAACAAGGAAAATATTCATGGTCGAATCTAGCTCAGACAACCCTCAGAGCATATTAACCCGTATAGCTAAAATCATCGGACTGATAGCAATAATCAGTAGTATTTTTGGTGTGTCCTATCAAAAAGGCATGATCATCAAAATGCAACTGGGAAACCTAAACGGAAATTATGATGTAAGAGAAGTAATCAATTCGGCAATCTTTGGTTATCTTGAACTCTTTGACAAAGTATCTAAGATCCAAATAGTCGATTTCATGTCAGCCAATTGGTTAGTATCTATTGGACTGTTTATGGTAATCGGATTGGTTGTCCCTTACGGATACAGAAAACGACATAATCTGGACGAATTCAGGGAAACCATAAAGCAGCGACTTAGATATTTTTTTGATAGAGTGGCAGGATCATATATATGGTCACCTCTTGCGGGCGCTATGATAGGTTTCTTCGCCAATCTTGTCCTATCCCTCATTTCTTATACGGTCTTAATGCTTACGGGATTATTACTACTACCCGCTCTAATTGGCTATTTGCTAGGTGGCGGTAAAATTGACACCATTATGGACAACCCTCCGTGCAAAGCTATTACAGAGGGAATATCAGAACATAAATATATTCGCCAGTGTACTCAACTAAAAATGAATGGTGAAACCGTCATGGGAGATATTCTTCTCGAAACAAATGACGCTTACTTTCTGCACCTAAACAAGTCATTCCTTTATATAAAGAAGGATGGAAAAGTCTGTATTTCCTCCAAATTTGAGTTTACTGAGGAGATAAAAGATATCGAAAGTTTTGAGTTCGAGAGAGATCAAACCGACCATTTATGTAATGAAATAGAAATGACGACAAATCAGCCTAACGAGACTTCGCAAGAGCATCAGCTACCGCAAAAGCCGCCTCTAACTCCGAACAGTGCTGGGCCTTCATAATTCCTGCCCGCTGCTGCTTCTCGTGCTTTTCAGTCATAGCTAGAGCCAATGCCAGTGAGGGTGGCACGTTACGGAATAAGCATTGAAGAGTATCGGCCAACACCACACCCTCTGTGTATTTACCCGGTTCTTTACGAGCAGCCAACAGCATATGCTTTTGCTCGTCGGTCAGGTCTTTGAAGCGGGATATTTGCTCGATTTCCTCCTTCGGGCAAACCATCGCTATCCACCACTCAAACATGCTGAGTAGCTTTTTGGCAGTGTCGGGAAAATCTTCCAGATTCTGGGTCGCCAACCATAGCCAGGCACCCAGCTTGCGCCACATCTTGACGATTTTGACCAGGAATATGGCCAGTAGCGGATTGGTGGTAATCAAGTGGGCCTCGTCGCCGAGAACAAAGGTAGGACGGTTAGAATACTGTTCACGCTCCACCACCCCATTGATCTGATTCATCAGCCCCATAAAACCCAGGGCGAGCTGATCTTCATAACCCTCATTCGCCAGCAGTCCCATTTCCAGAATAGTAACATCTGCTTCCGGCCAGGCTTTACCACTTCGATTGAAGAAATGACCGGCAGTGCCAGAGCAGTACAGTGCCATTGCATCGGCCATATCTTTTGCTCGCTCCCGGCGTTTAGGTGTACTGTCTTCCTCCAGTGAAATTTGATTGAGTGCTGCCACCACATCTTCGGTGAGTACCATATCTTTACTGTCAGACGCTAACTTGTCCTGCGCAGCCTTGATGATGCCTTGCCGAATAGTCAGACGGTCTGCCCGTGACATCAAGGCTTCTTCTTTGCTATCGCCACCCGTAATCATAATGCGGGCTTTCAGTTCCATTTCGCCGAGCAAATCGCGCTCTTCGTCATCATCATCGCTGTCTGAGGCATCCAGCGAGGCTTCGCTGTTCAGGGTACGCTGCTTTGCAGCCTCTCTTTCCAGCATTTCATAGGCATCGGAAAACGGCGGCAAGCTAACGTCTTCTTTGGGGTGCAATGTCACTTGATTGACCGATAGGCCGAAATACTTGCAGTAGTCACCAAATAACTTGAAGGAGCCACCTTTTTCGATCACATAGATACGCGCACCATAAATGGCCGCGACCTGTAGCAGAATATACACCATCAAGGCAGATTTACCCGATCCCGGTGGCCCCAAGACTAAACCAAAGGCATTCTTGGCTCGGTCTGCTTTATTGAGTGGATCAAAAGTCAGCGGCTCACCACCCCGATTGAAAAACACCAGACCGGGATTGCCCGTACCTTTACTGCGACCATAAAACGGCAGCAAATTGGCCAGATCACTGGAAAACACTAAGCGACTTTTACGGCTCAGTTTGTCGTGCTTAGGTTCATAGTTCATCGGGAGTTGATGGATGTAGGTATCCAGTGGCAACAACTCGTCTTTTTCTCGGATAGGATGCAGGCCGTTGGCCAGCAGCAAAGCATTGACTTCATTGGTGCGTTTTTGCAGTTCGCCTAAATCGCTGCCACGAGTAAACAGAGTCATAGTTGTCGGCAACAAATAGTCCCCGTGGGACATCCATTTCAATGCCTCTTTTGCATCCTGCTCTGCTGCCATCGCTTCGGCGGTTTCGCCCTTGGCGGCATTGAGAATCTGGACAATATGATTTTCAACATTGTCCTGTGGCATCACTGTAATGGTGATTGCCAGTACACAACCTTCGGGTAATTTATCGAACAGCGCATAGAGATTGTCGCCAATGCGTCGTTCTCCCGTGAAATGCCCCGGAAAGGGTTTACGACGCAAGGCATCCACGGCAATGGCGCGATGCGGCATGTCGTCAAACCACCACACACCATGCTCTTGATCGGATTCCGGTTGGGATAGGAAAAGAAGCTGGGACAGGTCATGCCCAAAGGGTCGATCTTCCGGCTTGGGCAATTCAGTCAACTCCGTCAATGTGTCCAGGTCGCCGCCCGTAATATCTGCCGTTGGATTAAACCACCGTAACAGCCAAGCATATAAATCTTGGTCATCACAACGACGAATGCCAATACCTGTGGCAACCATCTGTGTCACAAAGCGCTCGGCCACCTGATTAATCTCAGTCACTGGATCGATGTTGTAGTGATCCT
The nucleotide sequence above comes from Alteromonas naphthalenivorans. Encoded proteins:
- a CDS encoding TIGR03757 family integrating conjugative element protein encodes the protein MRARLVIFAIIMGFACAGVQAASSLWPESVLVVTSDKYPVATPDAFKSYIPKVTQLNLDSVSQVERRLSEELPANEELAKAEFQRRVEAIGKAQLESELRNAYQAVGAAMAYRLDRYPAVIFDEQVVVYGLTDLSQALEKYRQWRLSSGEVTVHE
- a CDS encoding conjugative transfer ATPase: MFKDKKTNHLVTDNDVAKLYRRPESLSDWLPWVDFDEASQAFTLEDGYSAAAMFEIVGVSTEARSERFLEEVQANIQTCINHTIPAHDNPFVLQCYVSDEDSLSVLSKNLDKYASESQSQSNPEHQRLTNNFVGRMQRHFKHVTHKGGLFEDTTVTGGDWRGKVRRVRVFLYRRRDTKDHYNIDPVTEINQVAERFVTQMVATGIGIRRCDDQDLYAWLLRWFNPTADITGGDLDTLTELTELPKPEDRPFGHDLSQLLFLSQPESDQEHGVWWFDDMPHRAIAVDALRRKPFPGHFTGERRIGDNLYALFDKLPEGCVLAITITVMPQDNVENHIVQILNAAKGETAEAMAAEQDAKEALKWMSHGDYLLPTTMTLFTRGSDLGELQKRTNEVNALLLANGLHPIREKDELLPLDTYIHQLPMNYEPKHDKLSRKSRLVFSSDLANLLPFYGRSKGTGNPGLVFFNRGGEPLTFDPLNKADRAKNAFGLVLGPPGSGKSALMVYILLQVAAIYGARIYVIEKGGSFKLFGDYCKYFGLSVNQVTLHPKEDVSLPPFSDAYEMLEREAAKQRTLNSEASLDASDSDDDDEERDLLGEMELKARIMITGGDSKEEALMSRADRLTIRQGIIKAAQDKLASDSKDMVLTEDVVAALNQISLEEDSTPKRRERAKDMADAMALYCSGTAGHFFNRSGKAWPEADVTILEMGLLANEGYEDQLALGFMGLMNQINGVVEREQYSNRPTFVLGDEAHLITTNPLLAIFLVKIVKMWRKLGAWLWLATQNLEDFPDTAKKLLSMFEWWIAMVCPKEEIEQISRFKDLTDEQKHMLLAARKEPGKYTEGVVLADTLQCLFRNVPPSLALALAMTEKHEKQQRAGIMKAQHCSELEAAFAVADALAKSR